The DNA segment AGAATAGGACTGAAATGCAAACATTGCTCACTTATCATGGAGTATATCAGCAGTAAAATATCTGGATGACTCAGTCAAATTTCCACCTAACCCTGTCATGTTTGACCTGGGAGGGAAAAAACATCAGTCAGGAACAACACTAACAGTTACTAGATTATTTCTTTTGGCTCATAAGACATAAGGTAACAAACTTTACACAACAAGAGTCCTGTTTCTGTTTTCGTTGTAACTTTAATACCATTCAATGATTTTCATTCACCCAGATTTTTGATGAAAAAATACATCTTCACCCAAACATTTCCTGAACACAAAGCAGCCATTCAGGGTCTGGAAGCACTGGGTGGTGCTTCAGTGAGGCAGCCGGACTGGACAGAGGTGCCTCAGTCCAGAGTGTCCACAAGCACTCATAATACATAATGTGATAAATGAGCAATATAAGATAGTTATGAGTCAACTCTGaccatttaatattaattagttcTTCAGTCATTCATTGTAGTCTAATTATAGATAACATAAAAGTGCAGATTGAAATCTGCTAACCAGTCTGAGGGAGTAGCCGACTACTGCTGATACAGCTTTTTTATGACTGCACAGGGAGCTGTGCAAAGACTGAAAGTGCCTCAAGTGATTTCACCTGACTCAGTGGGACTGAATGTTCCCCAGTTTTGCTCAACTCTGCTAGATGCCGAGCGGCATTCTGGGTAATTCTGGTGCCAAATTTTGACTAGGAGGATGAAGCAAAAGCAAAATATCTCTGGCTCTGCACATGTGGTAGAGAGTGTTATCTACCATTTGGAagattggtggtttgatcccagacTTCTCCTGTTTAGAGTCACCAATCAATCAAACATGCCTGGCTTTGGATCATGGGAGaaatttctgagttctgagacagaacccacacaggcacatcGGCAACATGCAGACTCCACAAAAAGGTTCCAGCCGactggtggattcaaaccacCAGTTTGTTGTGGTTTGGCCTGACAGTTCAAAGTTTCAGATACTATTTTTGGATAGTAGTATATTTCAGATACTATTCAACaactgaggtggttcaggcatctcactaggatgcctcctggaaGCCTCCAAGGCAAGATGTTTTGGACATGTCCTACCAGTAAGCAGACCCAGGACTTGCTGGAGAGATCATATCTCTCAGCTGAGAGGAGAGGTGGCTGGAGTGAGGGAAATCTGGGCCTCTGTGTTCATATggctattattttatttatttactttttggtCTGTCCTGTCTGGCACTGttagcaatcagaattattgcctaaaagccaagaaaaatgcccaacagatttattttcccaaGTAGATTGTACAGCTTTTGCTATACTGGTCCACTTGATTGTCATATTTTATTCTACCtttattattaacattattattatttatttatttatttatttcatgagTTATTGCAGTCAGAATGGACAGGACCGGAGGACAGGAAAGAGAACGAAAGGTTGGGAAGATTGTGAAGGTTGTGGGGGGAAATAGAGGAGAAGAGGAATATAGAGAGCAAAGACTGAAAATCTGcttgatcacctgctgagagagagagagaaaaacaacacaacttCACAAGTTcacaaaaatggacaacagtTGCAGACAGTAGATGCCCTTTGTGCAGCCGTCTTCACCAGTTGGTGAAATGTTTCCACTCACCTTATGGAAATGCTCGCATCAGCAGTAACAGTGGAGCTACTTGTTACTGAGTTCATGTTCagaacttttgatcagctgtaaaacagcctgtttcagtttaagagttgttttcaataaattgcatgctcaacAAAAATCTTTTGTCTCGCtcccatttctttttgttgcatgttgaagctctacttggaaccttgttaagatgcAATCATGCAAAACATAATTTCTGGCCATTTTTCAAGGgctcttaaacttttgattagGATTGTATGtttagaggcagcagccaaccaagataatgtgtgtctgtaagTACCTGTTTGTACACCTGTGTGTGAGCGCAGTTATGTTCATAAAGTTTCTCCATGTAAGTATTTCATTGTGGGtatggggagccatagccctgcCTTCCAGGTCATGAAGTAGGCAtggaggagacatgggcccaagatatccagaggccccccaGAGCAcaagagcccaaggaggaccaccgcaGGGGCAATCGTGCCACCTACCTAGAAAAGGGCTGAAGAGTGTCCCGGATGGGGGTCACCTAGCAGCCACTGTGCAGAAGCCACAAGGGGCTGCAACAACGAGCCCGCAGGCTCCACCAGCAGCTGACTACACCAGGGcagaccgagccccaggcctaAAGACCCAAGGGCCCTCCATGCACCGGAGGAGGCCCAACAGAGCCAGGGGGACCAGGGGCTTTTTCTCATCTAATATTAGTTTATTTTAAGTAAACTATAATAACCATGCTTTTTTGCCTAACAGCCTGTTCACTTAATATAAAGATTTTTGAAATCTATAGAATTATGCCTTAATGAAGCTTTAGATGACCATTGGACTAAAACAGGAAAGCAGCTTTACATTTGCTGTACAGACTTTacttaagttaaaaaaacaaaacaatttaggTCCATCAAACCCTAGCAACACTGACAAATGTTACTTTACCTCAGTGCGAGAGAGCTGAGCAGCTATGCCTACACCAGCCCTTCACAACATACATAATGCATGAAACAGAATATCGCTCTTGCTTTCCTAAAATACACGCTGCATTGTGGTTGCTTTGCACCCCGGAGGGAGATGGTAGATTTAGGTCTAATGATTCTAAACGGGGCTGATGAGATGTTTTATCAGAGCAGCACAAAACTTCCTTCAACTGCAGCATCCTTCTCTCTCCTTCCTAATGACATGATGGATTAGGAATCATAGATGGAGAAACACAGAGttctttttccccactttttctGTTGTAGGTTTTTACTACCATAAGCTACTGCAATGACTccttccttttcctccacatgGAAACTTTCATCATCATGGTCTTTACTATTTgaggaaaatatatttttgggtGTCATGGAGGCATTTGTGATAGAATGAAAAAGATAATAGCCAGGTTTAAGTAcaatttgtttatttccttCCAAACTGTGACCCCAAAATGCATGAATGTGATGCATGTGTGTAACAGAAGATACAATGAGCAGATAAATATAGAAAACTAAGCATTACATGTAGATCTGACACAAGTGCCACCAAACACTATAAGCCTGCCCATTTACCTACGACACAATAGTTGAGTGTGAATCATTTCACACTATGCACACTAGATTTGTTCAGCATTATTTTGAGGTCAAAGGTGAAAGCTGGGAGGTGTGAAAGTGTTTCCAAGTAGCTGAATCCATGCAGGACATCTGTAACTGGTTCCCATAGCAGCCCGGACATACAGCCCATGACTTTTCCATGACTAAGTCTGAGCACTTCCcagttcttccctcctgtgtgtttttttccaaatacCAAACAGAACAATGCTGCGGTTTCTATTTAGCTACATTTAAACCAACCATCTATTTCTATGTATGTATAAAAGCTTTAAATACATTCTGCAATAATAAGAGATGTAACGGTAAAATCCCAAGATTTTTACTGTAGTAATTGCACTGTGTGGGTCAGGACTGCAACATCACGCACTACTCTAAATTTCTTAGGTTTACAGGAATATATaagcataaataaaaagaacatgagcaataaagaataacaaaaaatattaaCTTAAACCTGGATATGGGTTTAGTGTTTTGTTCCATGTTGACGAATAAAACtgttcatttgataaactcgtGTCTAGGAGCTACGTGTGAAATCAACTGTGCATTCACAGCACACGTACGCAACAGAATCATCAGGTTACTGTATGCAGCAGGATTATGTGACCAGCGTGTACATCAGATCGATAAACTTATTGATTTCAATTTTTCTCTGAGTGGATTTCCAGCAGACTTCATATCAAGTGGTAAATGTGGAAGTGTTTGGCAATTCTATGGACTCGATCCTATTCTGAGAaaggagaggggggaaaaatccaCCAGGAAAGGAGCAGTGAGATAATGTCTTAACTACCCACTGAAGACGATTACAAGAACATAAtgtggttatttttaaaaaatggtgtCTCCTAAATCTAGACGTGGATGTCTGTGGTCATGGTAGTGTGGTCCTTCTTTAAAGTTATGATGAGGATGACTCATTCAGAGCAGTGACTGGGTCCTGCTGTGGTTTACCAGTTGTCTAGGAAGTCGAATCCGGTCTTCAGGATGTTGCTGCTTGTATTAAACTGaaaggagagaaacagagagatcCTGATAAATAGCAGTGAGGCAGAAGACACTGTACAGACTGCGTTTGTGCTATTATTGGGCTACCAACGAAGAAGTCATAAAAGACAAAGACCTTGCTTGGTAATGCCCCTCCCACTGTCCTACTCTTGCTAAAGACTGGCTGACACGGGAGGCTTGTCAGGTGACATGGACCTCACATGGGCTATTAAAGCTTGGGACTCTTTCTTTAATTGCACATAGCATCAGCCCTCTTTAGGGTTTGTGTTTGCCTCATGTAATTAAGCCAGTTTGTGACAGTTTGTCTATCATATTTTTTAATCATCTCTGTCCTGTTCAAGCCATTCAGTATTCTACCTGCACTCTTCATTACTGTCACTGGGCTTTGCATTTTTGGCTTTCTTGCAAACTGCATTGTCAAGCAGCTAAAGTGCTATGTGATTAGGTTCCAACACAAGACCATAAATAACATATTAGTCTTCTGTTACAAAGGAAACAAAGGTGGTCGTGTTGGAGAAAGGCCAGGTTTGAAAGACCAGTGATGTCTCTTGGCAGAATAAGTCGTACACTGTCATTGTGGCATCTGCGTTGATCCTGTAACACATCAGTCTGAAGCCTTAATACAGAAACACGGGTCAGTAATAGACTTTAGCCACTATGTCCAACaccaacaaaatgaaaatgtagcaACTACATGTTAACTCTCAGCTCCAACGTTATGACACAAAATGTCAAGGTTTGCTGTTAATATCCAATATTAGGTTTCATCCTTATCAATAACACTGAGTCCTCCCTTTAATGTAAAACTtagtttctctgtgtcagtacAAACAATAatgaagcaaaactaaaaacataACCATTTTGTTAAattacgtttaaaaaaaaaaaaaaaaaaaaaaaagttttctaaaCTATAAATGTAAACCCGACCTTTAGAAAGCTTGGACCAGGTCAAGAACCAATATTATCATGGGCCTGTAAATACTGGGATAAACACATACGGTATGACCTTTTTAAAGCATATCTCATGCCCGGTCACCATCAAGCAGCAGGTACTTCAAAGAGCTGGGCCTTTTATTCTTAACTTTAGCTAGTGTTTAATAAAATCCAAAGCAAATGCTTAATTCAAATGTACTTAGTACTTGCAGTCTCTGAAAACGGAACTTACCTGGGTAAAAGTGGGGCTGACGTCAATATTGGCTGAgctctcttcctccttctctttctccttcGAGACATTTGAAGGCTTGGACACCAGGTTGGAGGCGAACATTTCATCGACCGTGTTGCTGACGGATGGCAGGGTGCTCTGAGATCTCTCCCAGCCTGCATTTGTAGATGGGACGCTGATAGGTGGGGGCGGGTTTGGAGAAATGGAGATGGATGCCGGGGTTGCGCTGACAGCGGTGGGGATAGGAGGTGGTGGCACAGGAGGCTTGGGTGCTCTATGCTTGGTGGACCTAGTGGGAGCTGGAGCATGGTGCTCTGCAGTTTCAGGCTCCTTGGCGCTGACAGAGCTATCCTGTGggaaaatgtaaagaaagcAGCATTGAAGGATAACGTTCAGAAACAAACCTGGCatcaattttacattttcttttctctccttcttaAACTGTAGCTTGTTTACATTTGCCATCTGCTTCTACTCGTGGAGGCGTCACTGATGCCAGATATTGCAGTTTCAGGCTAGGTTCTATTTTAAGACACAGTCTGATAACACATGTTAAGGCTGGAACTTTCCATCTGTTATTTATCAGAAACTTTACAGATCATAACAAATGTTTTTGCCTGAGAATTCGGCATCATCCATaactttttttgaagaagttgCAACCTTCAGATTGTAATCAGTAAATAGGATGTGATGGTATTTTTACATGCGTACCTGTCGGAGGTAGGATGGGAGGGGTTTCTCTCCTTTCTCTATGGACTTGATCTGGCTGGGGGTCAGGGACTGGAAGTCAGCTTGCTCACCCTCCAGCCTGGACCTCTCAGCACTGATCTTCCAGAAAGATGACTCCTCTTCTGGTCTCCGGCCCTCGCTGACCGACACCTTCCCAACCACACAGAAACAGTTATGCACACAGTCCTGCATTCTTAAGATACTATGAAGCGAGGCTTCTCGGGTAAAATTCCTAAAACCTATTTTAGGTGATCTACttagctctttttaaaaatgtgagcaAAGGTGAAGGTTTTTCAGAAATAAATGTAtctgaaaactttttttgtggCTACAACAAGCAATtgttctgtgaaaaa comes from the Astatotilapia calliptera chromosome 15, fAstCal1.2, whole genome shotgun sequence genome and includes:
- the c15h1orf198 gene encoding uncharacterized protein C1orf198 homolog; translation: MAVATVAGLDAHRMEEKKLEYFSSINSMAKKIMQEREKIKAKHGSSWEKMTPQEQDNAIDNWMMDPHIRARYAMHRVEREEVVCYPKMLIQTGQKIVHFGEEDITWQDEHSAPFSWETKSQMDFSLTSGPVDQGISSSSQSDSKAAKVTHSGQIGKSAAGTKVSVSEGRRPEEESSFWKISAERSRLEGEQADFQSLTPSQIKSIEKGEKPLPSYLRQDSSVSAKEPETAEHHAPAPTRSTKHRAPKPPVPPPPIPTAVSATPASISISPNPPPPISVPSTNAGWERSQSTLPSVSNTVDEMFASNLVSKPSNVSKEKEKEEESSANIDVSPTFTQFNTSSNILKTGFDFLDNW